CTCCCATTTAAGAAGGGTGTAAAGCAGACAAACCTGGTAGCCTTTGTACTTGATCAAATCCTTTTCCCATCAACGAAAGCAGAAAACCTTCATTGTAAGCATCCTACCGAGTCTATTTGTACTGTAGCATTTGCTCATTCCTCATCAAgtgaaattgaatataaatgTCTCTCCTGATCAATTGACTTAATTGATGTTTGCGGCATTGAATCTAACTATCATTTCCTAATCAACTGACTTAACCGACATCTGCAACACTGTCTCTTAAAATGACAACCGAATGCCACTCTCACAGTTGACCTCGTATGTTTTCGCCCAACATGTGACATCAGCTTTCCAGTAGCTCCTTCCACTTGGGTTTCCTCCGGGCCAACCGCCAGCGAATACTATGTCCCGTTGTCTCCGTCATCTATTACACAACCCCCAGAAAACGACAACTACCTATAATGATCCAACGGCTGGAACTCATTAACGAGTTTACGATTCAAAGCTGTaccaaaaaatttctttttgctCACGTTtgctatatttaaaaataaaatattaccgGCTTTTCTGATCGATTAACAGATGCTTCCTGAACAAAATGTTACCAAATAAGAACAAAAGTAACTTAAGATTGATGTCCTGGGTTTGATCAGATTCTCAATAACTAAGCTCCTAATCCAAAAAAGCTTCCGACTTTCCTACTTTTACCACCTTAATCTCGATTGGGTAATCACCAATTTAGCTCCGAAGTCCACACCCATCACAATCTCAGCTTTAAGCTCCGTAACCCATCCATGGCGGACCCTCATATAAAAACAGATGAGCCACCTTCCCAGCTTACCCTTCTTCTCGATTCAAATCACAACAACCGCCACCAAGCAGCAGAAGGAGAATACAAAGACACCCAATTGGACCAAACCCTCCAACGGCTAGAAACGTTTCTCACTCTCTTGGGCTTCGATCAATCTTCTTGGTTGAGCCTTGCGCTGTCCTGGACTGCTCTGGTTTTTCTCGGTGTGGTGCTTCCGGTGGTCGTGCTCGAGATGTTCAACTGCTCGGACTGCGAGAAGTATCAGGTAAAGGGGTTCGAGCTCGTTATCGTGGGCTCGCAGGCGGTTCTGGCGGCGGTCTCTTTGCTCTGCATCTCCCATTGTCTTCGCAAGTATGGCATTCGGAGGTTCCTCTTTGTCGATCGCTATAGTGGCCGTATGGTTCGGTTTCGAAACGATTACATCAGGCAGATTAAGGTATTATTATAGTTTGAAATGGTTTTACTTGATGATAGGTTTATCATGtatcaatttcaaatttgatgATATGAGAATTTTCGTAGTTGTGAAAATTTTACTGTGCTCCGGGGTATGGTATGCATCGGATGAGAATCCAAACAGTCAAGGATCCCGGCGTTACTAACTTACTATTGACCGATGCATACTAGAAAATCCTAGTAGTTGTGTGAACGAGTTAATCCAAATTTATGTCTTGAATGCGAAGTAAAGGTGTCCCCTTTGGTCTGATTTCAAATTCGTGATTATAAATATTGTCTATTCAAATCTGTCGTGCGTCTGTCTACTAACCGGTAGGATTAGATGGTATGCACATAATGTGCTTACCAAATTCAGCATGTTTTGTTTCCACTTCAGACCTGCAGGTGAAAACATAATCGAAATCTTCCATCTTTgcatttgtttaccaatattgATAGGCATAGCACACACTAGCTGCAGCCAGCAAATATCGGGAAGACTTAACCATGTTATCTGTTTATTTTAACTTGTATAGACAATTTTGGCCTGAAGTTTCCAGTGCTTATTGTGCTTAGAACTTTCCTTGGGTATCGTATCTTTAACAGGGTTCTTTACGCCTGCTCATTTGGTGGGCGCTGCCGTGTTTTCTTTTGAAGACTTTGCGTGAGGTCATCCGGATGATATATGTCCATCAGTCATGGTGGCTGTCATTTGCTGTATTACTAGCTTTGGTTCTATCATGGGCTTATGTGAGTACAATCACTCTAACAGCCAGCATTTTATTTCACTTGATCTGCAACTTGCAAGTTATCCACTTCGATGATTATGGAAGGTTCTTGGAAAGGGATTCTAATGTGTTGCTATTTATGGAGGAGCATATTCGTCTGCGGTATCATCTTCATAAAATAAGCCACAGGTTCCGGATCTTCCTTCTTCTGCAGTTTATAATCGTCACCACGAGCCAGTTTGTGACTCTATTTGAGATCACAATATACAGTGGAAAAATCACTGTTATAAATAGCGGCGATTTTGCAGTAAGTTCAATGCTTTTTGTGAATCTACTTCTCCGTTGATTAACTTCTCACTCTTACAGGCTTAGATTCAAAACCGTAACGGATTCCCCCATTTAACACTGTACCACTCTGAAAACTCTCTAATCATCATTGATTGCAGACTAAATTTAATGCATTAAATTTCCTTCCTCTTTTTCCATCAAATTTTCAGGTCTCCACAATTGTTCAGGTTGTTGGCATTATTCTTTCCTTGCACGCAGCTACTAAAATTTCTGGTAGAGCCCAAGGTATAGCGACAGTTGCCAGTAGATGGCATGCGTTAATGACATGCAGTTCTAATGATTCACCGCATAACAGAAGTTCAGACAGTTTGGTGAACTTTGAGGCTGCCAACAGATTGAGCTCACTGCATACAAGTTACTCTGAGAGTGATTTGGAGTCAACGGATTTTGTTCATGTGCCTACAAATTCCCAGCTGGCTTCACATATGGCTTCATACCACAAGAGACAAGCTTTTGGTATGCATGCTTATGCTGTTTCAGTTCTTCCCGTTTGTATCAAACCTTATATTTCAAGCATTCTGTTTACCATTTTTGTGTTTGAAAAGAAGGCGCTTTGGTTATCATTTATGGTTTTCGTTTGTTCATTTCCGTGGTTCAGTCTTACTGGTTGTTGATTGTAGCTCATACTCTATCCCTTTCTGCAATGCAGTGTTATATTTGCAAACCAATCATGGGGGAATAACAATTTTTGGATGGATGGTCGATAGAGGCCTCCTCACCACGATCTTTTTCATCGAACTATCTTTGATTACCTTTCTTCTTGGACAGACAATAGTTTTTTCGGCTGCTTGATGCATTGATCTGTCCTGGCTTGCACCTTCATTGCTTTGACTGTTTGCTTGGTTTTGTGAAGTGTACAAGAGTATATGGAGGGGGGATAGTTTAGGCTTCTTTTGGTCCAGGTAAGTACGCCATCAAGGTCAGCTCTCAAGGCATTACCAGCTGATCTTCTACGAAGGTAAGGTTTTAACAGTGCATAGTCAGTGCAGCTGAATCATTATTTCCAGAATTAATTAAGTAGTTATTTGACACTTGTATTAACATTTTCAGAGGCATGGCTGTGGAAGTTCCTTTGATTCCTAGGGTAATTGAGGACTATCCATACGCTGTGGATGGTCGCTATAAAAGATGGGTAGAATCATACGCGGAACACTACTACTCAGAGTAAATTCTGTAGCGTCCAAGGTTGAGCTCCAAGAATGGTGGAGTGAGATCATGAATAAGCGTTACGGCGATTCAAGATTCTCTCTCAACTCGCTCCCCTCATGCGTAGTGAAATTTGGAAGTCCTTGAACAGATTCTCTGCTAGAGTAAAGAAGATAGAGAAGACCATTGACCCAAGAAACAAAGATAGCCGTGTTAAAAATAGAAGCGGAGCTGGCATTCCTACATACGGCTGCTGCTGCCCTCGTCAGCCCCCTGGCTAACTTGACTTTGGAGTCCCCAGCAGCATTTCTATTTGATGACTGTAGAGTGTAGCTGAAGACGAATCAATGCTTTGGTATGTTCTCTTTTGTTTCACCATCTGAAAAGCTCGTACGCGTGAGCTTATTAGTGTCTTAATCGATAAACAACATTTGTGCAATCTTGGTTTGTTTATTGAACAAGTAACGAAAGATCTGtaataatttgaaaaacataGCACATACTTTTGAGTAATGAACAATCTTTGCTTGTTGCCAAAGCGATTAATCGTATTTACATTTGAGAGCTTGAAATCTAAACCAACACCAGAAGAAAGAAATTGGAATTTATAACTTGGACAGTGCAAGTTTGATTAATTCTTTCCTCAACACTTTACCCTGTGCATTCTTTGGTATTGCCTTGGTGAATGTTACGCGTCGTATCTTCTTATATGGCGCAACCTACAGTTGATGCAGTAGAGTAAAACTAAAACTGGTAAAACTGTAAAACGTCGTTTTTATGGTAGTTAGATGATGAAAATAGTCTGAGGTTTACCTGTTTGGCAATAAAATCCTTGATCTGTGATTCATCAATGGCACTTCCAAGGCACCGCACCACAAACGCCATGGGAACTTGACCTGCCTCCTCATCCGGGTACCTGTCAATCATTTTCCACTCACCCAAACACAAACTCGATGAGATGTCTACACGCGAAGCTTGAACTCAATCACTTACAAACGACAGAGTAAGTTACTTACGGAATCACAGCTGCATCGACAATATCTGGGTGGGAGTGAAGCAGATCCTCCAACTCTGCCGGGGCAACCTGATGCAAACATAAGCAATCCCATTGAAGCGAAGAAGAAAACCAAAGTGTTTGGTTAAAGGGTGAGGTGCAGAGGTGGCAAACCTGGTAGCCTTTGTACTTGATCAATTCCTTGAGCCGATCGACgaaaaatagaaaaccttggTTGTCAATGTAGCAAATGTCTCCGGTTTTTAACCATCCTTCCGGGTCCAAAATTGCGGCAGTTGCTGCTTCATCACCAACGTAACCTGCACTAATGAGAACCACCACCAACACCAATCAAAGCATGAACTAGTACTCCACTATCCAATTCCCCATTGTATTTGTAATTCACTGTTCTCTGAACTTGTACTTCACCGTCAATTATCTCTTTCAACATTTATTTTGATAAGATTTCCGCATAAGCTAATGAGGGTAAGCCTTGGTGCAACGGAAAAGTTGCTCATTTGTGACCGAGAGGTCACGGGTTCGAATTGTAGTAAACAAACTCTTTGCAAAGTAAGGGCAAAAGGTTACGATAGACGTTCTCCTATCAGGTGATTAAGAATGAACGTCGTGTCCAAATAAATTACATGTGTGAATATCAACGTTACCTTTCATAATGTTGGGTCCTCTAACCCAAAGTTCCCCATGCATCAAAGGAGGCAGCGCGGTGCCACTCTCAGGATCCACAATCTTGGCCTCAAGATCTGACATCAGCTTTCCATTGGCTCCTTCAACCCCAGTTTCTTCCGGACCCACCGAGGCAAACACTCGGGCCGTCGTCTCCGTCAACCCGTATGCCTGCACAGCCCGCCAGACGGCCCAAAACATTAAACGTCGTCGTTAAGTCCTTAAGCTCATCGAAAACATACACTAGTCACTGACATCACACACACACTCTAACCTTACCTGAGAGACTTGTACGTTGGGCAGCCGTTTCCTCAGTTTCTCGATCACGCTCTTAGCCAGCGGAGCGCCGCCGCAGGCGATCACTTGCAGCGAACTCAAATCGTAGCCGCCCATCTCGTTTCCATCCCCAAACTTCGTCAACGCCACGGCCACCGGTGGGGACCAGGCCACGTGGGTGATTCTGAACCGCTCGATGGATCTTAACATCGCCTTCATATCAAACCTCGTGATCCACACCAGCGTGTCCCCCGTCGCCAAAACTCTCAGGCAGTACGCGAACCCGTACACGTGGAAAAACGGCGCCGTACAGAGACACACAGCGTGTGGAACCGACGCGTTTCGAGCCGCGCTGCTGGCCAAATTGGATATCCAGTTCCCGTGAGTCAATTCCACGCCTTTGACCCTCCCGGTCGTCCCAGACGAGTAGAGAATCGTGGCTGTGTCCGATTGGCTCACGCTACTTTGGTGCCACTCGGTCGAACTCGGACACGTCAGCATCATGGACTCGAACTCAGACGAGTCGAGGAGGACGGTCCCGAGGCGGAGGGAGTTGGGGATTTTGTGAGCGGTGTCGGAGGTGGCGAATGCGACGGCGGGGTTGCAGAGACGGATTTGACGGGAAATTTCGGGATTGGAGCTGGCGGGGTTGGAAGGAGAGACGATGACGCCGAGGTAGAGGAGAGAGAGGTGGAGGATGGGGAGGTGGAGGGAGTTGGGGGAGAGAACGAAAGCGCATTGGCCGTGGGAGAGACCGAGCTGGGATTGGAGCGAGGCGGCGAGGTTATGGACACGAAGAATGAACTCGGGGTAGAGAATTTGGTGGCCGGTGGTGGCGTGGAGTAGGGCGGGAGTGGAAGGCTGGGGAGGGGAGTGGTGGAGGCGGGAAAGGAGGTAGTGGGTGAGGGAAAGAGGCGTGGTTTGAAGAGGGAGTTGGGATTTGGGTCTGAGGCTGTGGAAAGTTTTGGTCTTTGAGCAAAACCCGCTCTTTGGATCGATGCTGCCGCCACCGTTGCCGCTGCTGCTCTTCTGTTCAGTGGCCATATTTGTATCTGTAGTTTGAGGTTGAGGTTTCAGGATTTGAATTGGAAAGGGAGGTATTAAAATTGGGTTTGGATTAC
This Pyrus communis chromosome 6, drPyrComm1.1, whole genome shotgun sequence DNA region includes the following protein-coding sequences:
- the LOC137738402 gene encoding uncharacterized protein, whose translation is MADPHIKTDEPPSQLTLLLDSNHNNRHQAAEGEYKDTQLDQTLQRLETFLTLLGFDQSSWLSLALSWTALVFLGVVLPVVVLEMFNCSDCEKYQVKGFELVIVGSQAVLAAVSLLCISHCLRKYGIRRFLFVDRYSGRMVRFRNDYIRQIKGSLRLLIWWALPCFLLKTLREVIRMIYVHQSWWLSFAVLLALVLSWAYVSTITLTASILFHLICNLQVIHFDDYGRFLERDSNVLLFMEEHIRLRYHLHKISHRFRIFLLLQFIIVTTSQFVTLFEITIYSGKITVINSGDFAVSTIVQVVGIILSLHAATKISGRAQGIATVASRWHALMTCSSNDSPHNRSSDSLVNFEAANRLSSLHTSYSESDLESTDFVHVPTNSQLASHMASYHKRQAFVLYLQTNHGGITIFGWMVDRGLLTTIFFIELSLITFLLGQTIVFSAA
- the LOC137738401 gene encoding 4-coumarate--CoA ligase-like 9 isoform X3 translates to MATEQKSSSGNGGGSIDPKSGFCSKTKTFHSLRPKSQLPLQTTPLSLTHYLLSRLHHSPPQPSTPALLHATTGHQILYPEFILRVHNLAASLQSQLGLSHGQCAFVLSPNSLHLPILHLSLLYLGVIVSPSNPASSNPEISRQIRLCNPAVAFATSDTAHKIPNSLRLGTVLLDSSEFESMMLTCPSSTEWHQSSVSQSDTATILYSSGTTGRVKGVELTHGNWISNLASSAARNASVPHAVCLCTAPFFHVYGFAYCLRVLATGDTLVWITRFDMKAMLRSIERFRITHVAWSPPVAVALTKFGDGNEMGGYDLSSLQVIACGGAPLAKSVIEKLRKRLPNVQVSQAYGLTETTARVFASVGPEETGVEGANGKLMSDLEAKIVDPESGTALPPLMHGELWVRGPNIMKGYVGDEAATAAILDPEGWLKTGDICYIDNQGFLFFVDRLKELIKYKGYQVAPAELEDLLHSHPDIVDAAVIPYPDEEAGQVPMAFVVRCLGSAIDESQIKDFIAKQVAPYKKIRRVTFTKAIPKNAQGKVLRKELIKLALSKL
- the LOC137738401 gene encoding 4-coumarate--CoA ligase-like 9 isoform X1, coding for MATEQKSSSGNGGGSIDPKSGFCSKTKTFHSLRPKSQLPLQTTPLSLTHYLLSRLHHSPPQPSTPALLHATTGHQILYPEFILRVHNLAASLQSQLGLSHGQCAFVLSPNSLHLPILHLSLLYLGVIVSPSNPASSNPEISRQIRLCNPAVAFATSDTAHKIPNSLRLGTVLLDSSEFESMMLTCPSSTEWHQSSVSQSDTATILYSSGTTGRVKGVELTHGNWISNLASSAARNASVPHAVCLCTAPFFHVYGFAYCLRVLATGDTLVWITRFDMKAMLRSIERFRITHVAWSPPVAVALTKFGDGNEMGGYDLSSLQVIACGGAPLAKSVIEKLRKRLPNVQVSQAYGLTETTARVFASVGPEETGVEGANGKLMSDLEAKIVDPESGTALPPLMHGELWVRGPNIMKGYVGDEAATAAILDPEGWLKTGDICYIDNQGFLFFVDRLKELIKYKGYQVCHLCTSPFNQTLWFSSSLQWDCLCLHQVAPAELEDLLHSHPDIVDAAVIPYPDEEAGQVPMAFVVRCLGSAIDESQIKDFIAKQVAPYKKIRRVTFTKAIPKNAQGKVLRKELIKLALSKL
- the LOC137738401 gene encoding 4-coumarate--CoA ligase-like 9 isoform X2, whose product is MATEQKSSSGNGGGSIDPKSGFCSKTKTFHSLRPKSQLPLQTTPLSLTHYLLSRLHHSPPQPSTPALLHATTGHQILYPEFILRVHNLAASLQSQLGLSHGQCAFVLSPNSLHLPILHLSLLYLGVIVSPSNPASSNPEISRQIRLCNPAVAFATSDTAHKIPNSLRLGTVLLDSSEFESMMLTCPSSTEWHQSSVSQSDTATILYSSGTTGRVKGVELTHGNWISNLASSAARNASVPHAVCLCTAPFFHVYGFAYCLRVLATGDTLVWITRFDMKAMLRSIERFRITHVAWSPPVAVALTKFGDGNEMGGYDLSSLQVIACGGAPLAKSVIEKLRKRLPNVQVSQAYGLTETTARVFASVGPEETGVEGANGKLMSDLEAKIVDPESGTALPPLMHGELWVRGPNIMKGYVGDEAATAAILDPEGWLKTGDICYIDNQGFLFFVDRLKELIKYKGYQVCHLCTSPFNQTLWFSSSLQWDCLCLHQVAPAELEDLLHSHPDIVDAAVIPYPDEEAGQVPMAFVVRCLGSAIDESQIKDFIAKQVNLRLFSSSNYHKNDVLQFYQF